In Halogeometricum sp. S1BR25-6, a single genomic region encodes these proteins:
- a CDS encoding uracil-xanthine permease family protein, with product MSRDDDSFVAYGIEDRPPLGTSLLLGVQHYLTMVGANIAVPLILAGALGMPAEIIPRFVGTFFVISGVATLAQTTFGNRYPIVQGAPFSMLAPALAVVGVVTASNPTGPAWQAALLQLQGAILVAALVEIVVGYLGLLGKLRSFLSPVVIAPTIALIGLSLFNTPQVTAAATNVPLLALTLLLIVLFSQYIDTAHRVFGLFPVLLGIVVAYGIAAVLSAAGVYAPGTSGYVDFGAVLSAPAFVPIYPLQWGFAGGPNAATVAVPLLGEVAFGIPQVTSAFVVGMLAGVGASMIESLGDYHAVARLSGVGAPSEKRINHGIGMEGLMNVFSALMGGSGSTSYSENIGAIGLTGVASRYVVQIGAAVMLVVGFVGYFGQLVATIPDPVVGGLYIAMFGQIIAVGLSNLKYVDLDSSRNIFVVGVSLFVGLAVPTYMANVGSAQAFQEGMRGVAYLGPILGAQVVSNTVFVIGSTGMAVGGLFAFVLDNTIEGTREERGLNEWEASAEADEEFASAYDRFVRGGTKGD from the coding sequence TCCTTCGTGGCTTACGGCATCGAAGACAGACCACCGCTCGGCACTTCTCTCCTCCTCGGCGTCCAACACTATCTGACGATGGTCGGGGCGAACATCGCCGTTCCGCTCATCCTCGCGGGCGCCCTCGGAATGCCCGCCGAGATTATCCCGCGCTTCGTGGGGACCTTCTTCGTCATCTCCGGCGTCGCCACGCTGGCGCAGACGACGTTCGGCAACCGCTACCCCATCGTGCAGGGCGCGCCGTTCTCGATGCTGGCGCCCGCGCTGGCCGTCGTCGGCGTCGTGACGGCGAGCAACCCGACGGGACCGGCGTGGCAGGCCGCCCTCCTCCAGTTGCAAGGGGCGATACTCGTCGCCGCCCTCGTCGAAATCGTCGTCGGCTATCTCGGCCTCCTCGGGAAACTCCGCTCCTTTCTCTCGCCGGTCGTCATCGCGCCTACCATCGCCCTCATCGGCCTCTCGCTGTTCAACACCCCGCAGGTCACCGCGGCGGCCACGAACGTTCCCCTCCTCGCCCTGACGCTGCTTCTCATCGTCCTCTTCTCGCAGTATATCGACACCGCCCACCGCGTGTTCGGCCTGTTCCCCGTCCTCCTCGGCATCGTCGTCGCCTACGGCATCGCGGCGGTGCTCTCGGCCGCCGGCGTCTACGCGCCCGGTACCTCCGGCTACGTCGACTTCGGAGCGGTGCTCTCGGCGCCCGCGTTCGTCCCCATCTACCCCCTCCAGTGGGGCTTCGCGGGCGGACCGAACGCCGCGACCGTCGCCGTCCCCCTCCTCGGCGAGGTGGCGTTCGGAATTCCGCAGGTCACCTCGGCGTTCGTCGTCGGGATGCTCGCCGGCGTCGGTGCGTCGATGATAGAGAGCCTCGGCGATTACCACGCCGTCGCGCGCCTCTCCGGCGTCGGCGCCCCCTCCGAGAAGCGCATCAACCACGGCATCGGCATGGAGGGCCTCATGAACGTCTTCTCGGCGCTCATGGGCGGGTCCGGTTCGACCTCCTACTCGGAGAACATCGGCGCCATCGGCCTCACCGGCGTCGCCTCCCGCTACGTCGTCCAGATCGGCGCCGCCGTCATGCTGGTCGTCGGCTTCGTCGGCTACTTCGGACAACTCGTCGCCACCATCCCCGACCCGGTCGTCGGCGGTCTCTACATCGCCATGTTCGGGCAGATAATCGCCGTCGGCCTCTCGAACCTGAAGTACGTCGACCTCGACTCCTCGCGCAACATCTTCGTCGTCGGCGTCTCGCTGTTCGTCGGCCTCGCCGTTCCCACCTACATGGCGAACGTCGGGTCCGCGCAGGCGTTCCAGGAGGGGATGCGGGGCGTCGCCTACCTCGGACCGATACTCGGCGCGCAGGTCGTCTCGAATACCGTCTTCGTCATCGGGTCGACGGGGATGGCCGTCGGCGGCCTGTTCGCGTTCGTCCTCGACAACACCATCGAGGGGACTCGCGAGGAACGCGGTCTGAACGAGTGGGAGGCGTCCGCCGAGGCCGACGAGGAGTTCGCCTCCGCCTACGACCGCTTCGTTCGCGGCGGGACGAAGGGCGACTGA